In Quercus lobata isolate SW786 chromosome 12, ValleyOak3.0 Primary Assembly, whole genome shotgun sequence, a genomic segment contains:
- the LOC115972192 gene encoding disease resistance-like protein DSC1 — translation MGMTILPIFYIVDPSDVRKQKGTFAHPFDEYEKRFEEKVGTWRAALNHVANICGCHVDKSPLSTAVESIAGQISQKLSCEFSEITEGLVGMESAVLELRSCLAIWLKDEVLFIGIWAMGGMGKTTLAEVAYKMYSKEFEVSCFIDNVREKSEKKGYLTLQKNLISQILNDTNLNIKKNVK, via the exons ATGGGAATGACAATTCTGCCTATTTTTTACATCGTGGATCCATCTGATGTGCGGAAACAAAAGGGAACTTTTGCACACCCTTTTGATGAATATGAAAAACGATTTGAGGAGAAGGTGGGCACATGGAGAGCTGCTTTGAATCATGTGGCCAACATCTGCGGATGTCATGTTGATAAGAg TCCTCTCTCAACAGCTGTCGAAAGCATTGCTGGACAAATATCGCAAAAATTGAGTTGTGAATTCTCAGAAATTACTGAGGGCTTGGTTGGAATGGAATCTGCAGTGTTGGAATTGAGGTCATGTTTAGCTATATGGTTAAAGGATGAAGTTCTTTTTATAGGGATCTGGGCGATGGGGGGAATGGGGAAGACAACCCTCGCCGAAGTTGCCTATAAGATGTATTCTAAAGAATTTGAAGTTAGTTGTTTTATCGATAATGTTAgggaaaaatctgaaaaaaaaggTTACCTAACATTGCAGAAAAATCTTATTTCTCAAATATTAAATGACACaaatttgaatattaaaaaaaatgtaaagtag